In Luteipulveratus mongoliensis, the DNA window CAGCGGCAGCGCCGCTCTCAAGGTGGGCCTCGCGTACGACGTGGGCGGTCGCGGTGACCAGTCGTTCAACGACTCGGCCGCCAAGGGCCTGGACAAGGCCAAGACGGAGCTCGGCGTCACGAGCAAGGAGTCCGAGGCCAGCAACGGCGAGCCGGAGTCGGCTCGCGAGGAGCGCCTGACCTCGTTGATCAACGGTGGCTACACCACCATCGTCGCGGTGGGCTTCGCCTATGCCCCGGCGGTCGGCAAGGTCGCCAAGGCCAACCCCGACGTCAAGTTCGCGATCATCGACGACGCGTCGGACGCGTCCAAGGGTGACAACGTCATGCAGATCACCTTCGCCGAGAACGAGGGTTCCTACCTCGTCGGCGCGGCGGCTGCGCTCAAGACCAAGAAGGCCCACCTGGGCTTCATCGGTGGTGTCGAGACGCCGCTGATCAAGAAGTTCGAGGCCGGCTACATCGCGGGCGCCAAGAAGGTCAAGCCCAACACCAAGATCGATGTCACCTACCTCACCCAGCCGCCGGACTTCGGTGGCTTCGGTGACCCGGCCAAGGGCAAGACGGCCGCGGACGGTCAGTTCCAGGGCGGGGCGGACATCGTCTACCACGCTGCTGGTGGCTCCGGTGCGGGTGTCTTCAACGCGGCCAAGGCCGCCGGCGCCGGCCACTGGGCGATCGGTGTCGACTCCGACCAGGCGCTCACCGCGGCTCCGGCCGTTCGACCGCAGATCCTCACCTCGATGATCAAGAACGTCAACGTCGGCGTCTTTGAGTTCATCAAGGACGTCAAGAACGGTTCCTTCAAGGCCGGCAACCGGACGTTCGACCTCAAGTCGGGTGGTGTGAGCATCTCGATGACGGACGGTCACATCAACGACATCAAGGGCCAGCTGGACCAGCTGCGTGACCAGATCATCTCTGGTGCCATCAAGGTTCCTGTCAAGCCGTAGTAGTCCTTCGGACTTGGGCTGATGGCCCGGGTGAGCGCGATAGCGTGCACCCGGGTCATCACCTTGTTCCCCCACAGTTCTCCCCTCCGTACGACGTCCGTCGCCACCGCGAGGGCCCGGCCCAGGAGCGTGTGCCATCGCCACCACCGCCAGCGTCATCGCCGATCAGGTGCCTGACACCGACGTCGCCGTCGAGCTGCACGGCATCACCAAGCGATTCCCCGGTGTCGTCGCCAACAAGGACATCGAGATCGTGGTGCGCAGAGGCACCGTGCACGCGATCGTCGGTGAGAACGGCGCGGGCAAGTCGACGCTGATGAAGATCCTGTACGGCGTGCAGAAGCCGGACGAGGGCTCGATCACCGTCAACGGTCAGCAGCAGTCGTTCAGCAGCCCGACCGATGCGATCAAGGCCGGCATCGGCATGGTGTTCCAGCACTTCATGCTGGCCGACAACTTCACCGTCCTGGAGAACGTCGTCCTTGGCGCCGAACAGCTGCACGGCATCGGCGGTGCAGCCCGGCAGGAGATCGAGCGGATCTCCTCGGCGTACGGCCTGGGTGTCCGGCCCGGTGACCTGGTCGCCGACCTCGGCGTCGGTGCACGCCAGCGGGTCGAGATCCTCAAGGTGCTCTACCGCGGTGCCAAGATCCTGATCCTGGACGAGCCGACGGCGGTGCTCGTGCCCCAGGAAGTCGATGAGCTGTTCGACAACCTCGCCGGGCTCAAGGCCGAGGGTCTGACCGTCATCTTCATCTCGCACAAGCTGGACGAGGTGCTCAAGGTCGCGGACGAGATCACCGTCATCCGCCGGGGTACGACCGTGCAGACCGTCGAGCCCAAGGGCGTGACCGCGCGTCAGCTGGCCGAGCTCATGGTCGGCTCGGAGCTGCCGACCCCGCAGACCGAGGAGTCGACCGTCACCGACCGGGTCGCCCTCCAGGTCAAGGACGCGAGCCTCGGCTCGGCGACCGGGCCCAAGGTGCTGGACCACATCGACCTGACGATCCACGCCGGTGAGGTGCTGGGCATTGCCGGCGTCGAGGGCAACGGGCAGGCCGAGCTGGTCGAGATCATCATGGGCATGCGCGATGCGTCCAGCGGGGTCATCACGTTCGGCGACACCGACATCACCGAGTGGCACACCCGCGAGATCCGTGAGGCGGGCATCGGCTACATCCCCGAGGACCGGCACCGCCACGGCCTGCTGCTGGACGCGCCGCTGTGGGAGAACCGCATCCTCGGCCACCAGACCGAGGAGCCCAACATCAAGGGCTTCCTGATCGATGGCAAGGACGCCAAGGCGGACACCCAGCGCATCGTCGAGCAGTACGACGTCCGCACGCCCTCGATCTTCGTCACCGCCGGCTCGTTGTCCGGTGGCAACCAGCAGAAGCTGATCATCGGCCGCGAGATGAGCCACTCGCCCAAGGTGCTGGTGGCTGCGCACCCGACGCGCGGCGTCGACGTAGGCGCACAGGCGGCGATCTGGGACCACATCCGCGAGGCGCGTCGTGAGGGCCTCGGAGTGCTGCTGATCTCGGCCGACCTCGATGAGCTCATCGGCCTGTCCGACACGATCCGCGTCATCCTGCGTGGTCGGCTGTCGGACGAGTTCGATCCCGACACGGTCACCGCTGAGCAGCTCGGAGCTGCCATGACGGGTGCCGACACCAAGGAGGAGCAAGCGTGAAGACGCGCTTCGATCCGCGACGCCTCGCGCTCGGGGCTGCTGCTCCCGTGCTCGCTCTGCTGGTCGCCGTCCTGATCACCTCGTTGATCCTGCTCGCCACCGGCGACCCGGTCGGCGACGTGTGGAAGCAGATGCTCAAGGCGCCCAAGCCGGGCCAGTTCACCGACATGATCAACAGCGCCACGGTGCTGTACTTCTCGGCCATCGCCGTGGCGATCGGCTTCAAGATGAACCTGTTCAACATCGGTGTCGACGGCCAGTACCGCGTGGCGGCGTTCGCCGCTGCCGCCGTGGGCGGCCAGGCGCTGCTGCCGGGCCCGCTCAACATCCTCCTGATCCTCGTGGTCGCCATGGCGGCCGGCGCGTTCTGGGCCGGCATCGCCGCGTGGCTGAAGTACAGCCGGGGTGTCAGCGAGGTCATCTCGACGATCATGCTCAACGCCATCGCCACGGGCGTCGTCGCCTGGCTGCTGGCCAAGGTCGCCGCGGACCAGGCCGAGGGCAGCAACGAGATCGGCACCAAGGAGCTCCCGGAGTCATCCCGTGTGGGCGGCATCAAGCTGCTGAGCGGCACCAACAAGGAGGTGTACGGCCTGATCGTCCTCGCGATCCTGGTCGGCTTCCTCTACTGGTTCGTCATCAACCGCACCCGCTTCGGCTTCGACCTGCGCGCCACCGGGCGGTCGGAGAGCGCCGCCGTGGCCAGCGGTGTCGACGTCAAGCGGATGGTGCTGACGTCAATGCTGCTGTCGGGCGCGGTCGCCGGCCTCGTCGGCCTGCCGCTGCTGCTGGGTGAGAACTACAACTACGGCACCGACTTCCAGGCCGGGCTCGGCTTCTCCGGCATCGCCATCGCCCTGATCGGCCGCAACAACGCGGTCGGTATCGGCCTCGGTGCGCTGCTGTGGGCCTATCTCGAGAAGCAAGCCGTCACGCTGCCGATCGCGACTGACGTGGACGACTCCATCGTCAAGATCATCCAGGGCGTCATGGTGCTGGCCGTCGTCATCGCCTACGAGGTCGTACGCCGCGTCGGTCAGCGGATCGAGCAGCAACAAGTCACCAAACAGCTGGCCGCGCAGGACGCGCAGCCGGTCGCCGCGGAAGGGGCCAAGGCATGACCGCCGGTCTGGAGGTCGGCACCAGCGTCGTCCACGAGGCACCACGCAGCCGCAAGATCCCGACGAAGTACCTGCTCGCGTCCGGTGCGGCCGGCATCGTGCTGCTGTCGTTGCTGCGGGTCATCACGGGCGCCAACGACATCGACTCGGCCGGCATCGTCAATGCCGCGCTCATCGGTGCCGTGCCCATCGGGCTCGCGGCGCTGGGTGGCCTCTGGTCCGAGCGCGCCGGAGTGGTCAACATCGGCCTCGAGGGCATGATGATCCTCGGCACCTGGGGTGCAGCCTGGGCGGGGATCAAGTGGGGTCCGTGGATGGGCCTGGTCGGAGGCATCGTCGCCGGACTCCTCGGCGCGGCGATCCACGCTCTCGCCACAGTGGGCTTCGGCGTCGACCACATCGTCTCTGGTGTCGCGCTCAACGTCATCGCGCCGGGTGCGACCAGCTATCTGGCCACTCGCACCTTCACCGGCATGCAGGGCGGTGGGCCGACTCAGTCCCCGACGATCGACTCGCTGCCGACGCTGTCCGTGCCGGGTGTCGACGGCTTGAAGGATCTGGAAGCCCACCACTGGTTCCTGGCCTCCGACCTTGCCGGTCTCATACGTGGTCTGCTCACCGACCTCTCGATCGTGACGATCTTCGCGATCCTGCTGGTCATCGGGTCGTGGTGGGTGCTGTGGCGTACGCCGTTCGGCCTTCGCCTGCGCTCCTGCGGTGAGTCGCCGGTCGCCGCAGAGACCTTGGGCGTCAACGTCTACCTCTACAAGGTCTACGGCGTGCTCGCATCCGGTGCGCTCGCTGGTCTCGCCGGCGCGTTCCTGGCGCAGGTCGCGGCCAACGCCTATCGCGAGGGACAGACCGGCAACCGCGGTTACATCGGTCTGGCCGCGATGATCTTCGGCAACTGGAGGCCGGGCGGACTGGCCGGCGGTTCCTTGCTGTTCGGCTACACCGACGCCGCGCGCCTGCGCAACGCCGGCAGCAACATCCACGCGATGATCCTGCTGGCCGCAGTGCTGCTGATCGTGGTCGGTCTGTGGCAGCTGCTGCGCAAGCACCGCACCGTGCAAGGTGTCATCGCCCTCGTCGTCGGTGGTGGCGCACTGCTGATGTACCTGTTCACCGACACGATCAGCAGCGAGCTCGCCGGGACGACGCCCTACCTCGTCACCCTGCTGGTGATGGCGCTGGCCTCCCAGCGACTACGGATGCCGGCTGCTGACGGCAAGATCTACCGTCGCGGCGAAGGACAGTAGTGACCCAAGAGATCGACTGGGAAGCCCTGACCGCGGAAGCCGTCACGGCGATGCGGACGGCGTACGCGCCGTACAGCGGCTTTCCGGTCGGTGTCGCGGGCCTCGTCGATGACGGCCGCATCGTCAGTGGCTGCAACGTCGAGAACGCCGCCTACGGTGTGGCGCTGTGCGCCGAGTGCGGCATGGTCTCGACACTGCACCGCACCGGCGGTGGACGGCTTGTCGCCGTCGCCTGCGTCAACGCCGAGGGCGAGCCGCTCATGCCGTGCGGACGCTGCCGTCAGCTGCTCTGGGAGCACGGCGGTGCCGACTGTCTGCTCCAGACGCCGCTCGGCGTGCAGCCGATGAGTGACGTGCTGCCGCAAGCCTTCGGTCCCGAGGACATCGAGCACGTCACGGGCGAGTCCGCGACGCACTGAGCCAGACCTGACGAAGCCCCGCCCACCTCGATCGGTGTGCGGGGCCGCGACGTGTGTGGGTCGGTCAGGTACCGGGAATCGACGGGATGCCGCCAGCGCCGGGGACCTTCGCGGCCGTCTTAGCGCACTCGGCGCCGTAGTTGGCGAACTTCTGGCTGTCGGCGGGGTCCATGTTCTTGGGCTCGCCGTCCTTCATCGCGTTGAGGGTCTTGGCCGACACGTTGTCGTACGCCTTGTCCACGACGCAGTCCGAGAGCTTCTTGGTGTCCGCGACCTTGGAGATCGTGGTGTCCTTGTCGTAGAACTTCTTGAGTCCCGCGGACACCTCGTCCTTGGACGGCTTGCCGGCGTTGTCGCCACCGCCATCGGTCGCGCCGGGGTTGGGCTCACCGGAAGCGATGCCGGGCGCGCCACCCTGGCTGCTGGTCTTGTCACCGCCGGCCGGCGAGTCGGACTTGTCGCTGCCACAGGCGGTGAGGGCGAGTGGTGCGGCGAGCAGCAGCCCACATGCGGTGAGACGCAGCTTCGACGTGCGGATCATGTCTTCCTCTCTGAGCCGCCGGAGTTCGGCGGGTGGATCGTGATCAGGTGAACATCCGTGCAAAAGGTAATGATTCGCAGGAGCTGGCAGGCCCTTGAGGGTCGGTGACCTGCTCCGAAGATGGGACGCCTCGGGGCGCGGGAGGGTTTCGTCGATCTTCAGGCGACTGATCAGGTGGGCATCCCGGGGATGTGCGGCAGCGAAGGCAGCGAGGTGGGGAGGTCGGTCGGCATCCCCGGCAGTCCGTCCTTCCGGGACTGCGGAGCGCAGATGGTCGCAGCCTCTGAGACGGCCTTCACGTCCTTGCCGTCCGGCACGCTCGTCGCCTTGCCGTCGGCGAGGATCTGCAGCGTCGCAGGGGAGACCGTGTCGTAGAGCTTGTTGGTCATGCACGTCGCGTGCTTGTGGGTGTCCAGGACCTTGGCCGCGGGTGTCTTGTCGTACGACGTCTGGATGCCTTTGGTGACGCTGTCGCGGCTCGGCTTGCTCCCCGCCTCGCTGCCGTCGTCGTCGCCCTCGGTGCCGGGTGTCGAGGAGTCCGCGGGTCCCGGAGTCCCGGGTGCTGTCGCGGACGGGTCGTCGCCCGGCAGGGTCTTGTTGCCGGACGAGCCCTTGTCGTCGCCTCCGAAGCCGCAGGCCGCCAACGTGAGTGGTGCGGCAAGAAGCAGGCTGCAAGCCGCGGTGCGTTTGGTCGTCGTGCGGTTCATGAAATTCCCTTCGGCCGAGCGGGCATGACGATGCCCTCGTGCGCGTACGACGGGGGTCCCCACCTATCGGTTCCCTGGGCGCGGCACCTTTTTATGAGGCTCCTCCTCCGCCCGCTCTCGCAGGCTCGATCGGGTCGGCATCGTCGCCTCATCCCCGAAGTATTTGAAAGTTGTTCGGAGCCGTCTGACAGGATCGCGAGCATGAGTGAAGCGTTCGATGCCGTCGATGTCATCCGGGCCAAGCGGGACCGCCAGCAGCTGACCGATGAGCAGATCGACTGGGTGATCGACGCCTACACCCGAGGGGTCGTTGCGGACGAGCAGATGTCGGCGCTGGCCATGGCCGTGCTGCTCAACGGGATGGAGCGCTCCGAGATCGCACGCTGGACCGCGGCGATGATCGCCTCGGGGGAGCGGATGGACTTCTCCTCACTGTCCCGACCGACGTCCGACAAGCACTCGACGGGCGGCGTCGGCGACAAGATCACCCTGCCGCTGGCGCCTCTGGTCGCGGCCTGCGGGGTCGCGGTGCCGCAGCTGTCCGGCCGCGGGCTCGGCCACACGGGCGGCACGTTGGACAAGCTGGAGTCGATCCCGGGCTGGCGCGCTGCGCTGTCCAACGAGGAGATGCTCGCCCAGCTCGACGACGTCGGCGCAGTGATCTGCGCGGCCGGTGACGGCCTCGCGCCGGCTGACAAGAAGCTCTACGCGCTGCGCGATGTGACCGGCACGGTCGAGGCGATCCCCTTGATCGCCAGCTCGATCATGAGCAAGAAGATCGCCGAGGGCACCGGAGCGCTCGTGCTCGACGTCAAGGTCGGCAGCGGCGCGTTCATGAAGGACGCGGAGCAGGCGGGCGAGCTCGCGCGCACGATGGTCGCGCTCGGCACCGACGCCGGCGTCAAGACGGTCGCCCTGCTGACTGACATGTCGACACCGCTCGGGCTCACGGCCGGCAACGCGCTTGAGGTGCGGGAGTCGGTCGAGGTCCTCGAGGGCGGCGGCCCGGCCGACGTTGTCGAGCTGACCGTGACACTGGCGCGCGAGATGCTTGCGGCCGCCGGCAAGGACGACATCGACCCGGCTGAGGCGCTCAAGGACGGACGCGCGATGGACGTCTGGCGCCGCATGATCCAGGCGCAGGGCGGCGACCCCGACGCCGAGCTGCCGAATGCCAAGGAGACACAGGTCATCGCTGCCGACGCCAACGGCACTCTCACCCGGCTCGACGCCCTCCAGGTCGGAGTTGCGGCCTGGCGACTCGGCGCCGGCCGCGCTCGCAAGGAGGACCCGGTCCAGGCGGGCGCCGGGGTGCAGATGCACGCCAAGCCCGGCGATGTCGTACGCAAGGGTCAGCCGCTGCTGACGCTGCACACGGACACTCCGGAGAAGTTCGCCCGGGCGCAGGAGTCGCTCAAGGATGCGTGGACGATCGCTGAGTCGGCGGGCGCGCGTACGCCCCTGGTGATCGACCGGGTCGACTAGTCAGGGGCGTACGCCTGCGCGTCAGCAACCCGGGAGGCCGTAGTTGGACGGGCCCTTCATGAAGACGTTGTTGACGTAGCCGCCGAGCTCCGGCGAGAACGACCACAGGTCGTTGGAGTAGCCGCGCGCGTTGACGCGCTCGCCGCGCTTCTGGCAGGTGAAGCTCGCCGTACGCGGCTGCACCGTGGCCTTCCGCGCGCTCGCGCTCGTGGCGTCGGCGCGGACGTTCACGTCGGTGGCGTAGATCGTCAGCCGACGCCCGCCGGAGTGAGGCGCCGGGGCAGGGTTGCCGCCCCCGCACGCCTTGAGGTGGTAGTCGGACTCGCCTCGCATGAAGACGTTGTTGACGTAGCCGTGCAGCTCGGGCGAGTACGACCACAGGTCGTTGGTGTGTCCGCGTGCGTTGACGCGCTCGCCGCGCTTCTGACAGCTGAAGATCGCAGCGCGGGGCTGGACGACGCCCATCTTCTGGCTGCGGCTCGTGGCGTCCTTGCGGACACTCACGTCGGTGGCATAGATCTCCAGCCGGCGGCTTCCGGACGGCACCGGCTCAGGCGGGGGAGTGTGTCCGCCGCCGCCGTAGCGGTAGACGCCTCTCGGGGTCCCACCATGGGAGGAGATGCGCTTGACGGTCAGGCCGTACGCGTTGCCCTGCGCCTGGACCATCAGGCCGTCGC includes these proteins:
- a CDS encoding BMP family lipoprotein, with the protein product MRRVLTMAVVASTLTFGLAACGSDSDTGDGGTTAPGGSTGTGSGSGSAALKVGLAYDVGGRGDQSFNDSAAKGLDKAKTELGVTSKESEASNGEPESAREERLTSLINGGYTTIVAVGFAYAPAVGKVAKANPDVKFAIIDDASDASKGDNVMQITFAENEGSYLVGAAAALKTKKAHLGFIGGVETPLIKKFEAGYIAGAKKVKPNTKIDVTYLTQPPDFGGFGDPAKGKTAADGQFQGGADIVYHAAGGSGAGVFNAAKAAGAGHWAIGVDSDQALTAAPAVRPQILTSMIKNVNVGVFEFIKDVKNGSFKAGNRTFDLKSGGVSISMTDGHINDIKGQLDQLRDQIISGAIKVPVKP
- a CDS encoding ABC transporter ATP-binding protein, with product MPDTDVAVELHGITKRFPGVVANKDIEIVVRRGTVHAIVGENGAGKSTLMKILYGVQKPDEGSITVNGQQQSFSSPTDAIKAGIGMVFQHFMLADNFTVLENVVLGAEQLHGIGGAARQEIERISSAYGLGVRPGDLVADLGVGARQRVEILKVLYRGAKILILDEPTAVLVPQEVDELFDNLAGLKAEGLTVIFISHKLDEVLKVADEITVIRRGTTVQTVEPKGVTARQLAELMVGSELPTPQTEESTVTDRVALQVKDASLGSATGPKVLDHIDLTIHAGEVLGIAGVEGNGQAELVEIIMGMRDASSGVITFGDTDITEWHTREIREAGIGYIPEDRHRHGLLLDAPLWENRILGHQTEEPNIKGFLIDGKDAKADTQRIVEQYDVRTPSIFVTAGSLSGGNQQKLIIGREMSHSPKVLVAAHPTRGVDVGAQAAIWDHIREARREGLGVLLISADLDELIGLSDTIRVILRGRLSDEFDPDTVTAEQLGAAMTGADTKEEQA
- a CDS encoding ABC transporter permease, with the translated sequence MKTRFDPRRLALGAAAPVLALLVAVLITSLILLATGDPVGDVWKQMLKAPKPGQFTDMINSATVLYFSAIAVAIGFKMNLFNIGVDGQYRVAAFAAAAVGGQALLPGPLNILLILVVAMAAGAFWAGIAAWLKYSRGVSEVISTIMLNAIATGVVAWLLAKVAADQAEGSNEIGTKELPESSRVGGIKLLSGTNKEVYGLIVLAILVGFLYWFVINRTRFGFDLRATGRSESAAVASGVDVKRMVLTSMLLSGAVAGLVGLPLLLGENYNYGTDFQAGLGFSGIAIALIGRNNAVGIGLGALLWAYLEKQAVTLPIATDVDDSIVKIIQGVMVLAVVIAYEVVRRVGQRIEQQQVTKQLAAQDAQPVAAEGAKA
- a CDS encoding ABC transporter permease, coding for MTAGLEVGTSVVHEAPRSRKIPTKYLLASGAAGIVLLSLLRVITGANDIDSAGIVNAALIGAVPIGLAALGGLWSERAGVVNIGLEGMMILGTWGAAWAGIKWGPWMGLVGGIVAGLLGAAIHALATVGFGVDHIVSGVALNVIAPGATSYLATRTFTGMQGGGPTQSPTIDSLPTLSVPGVDGLKDLEAHHWFLASDLAGLIRGLLTDLSIVTIFAILLVIGSWWVLWRTPFGLRLRSCGESPVAAETLGVNVYLYKVYGVLASGALAGLAGAFLAQVAANAYREGQTGNRGYIGLAAMIFGNWRPGGLAGGSLLFGYTDAARLRNAGSNIHAMILLAAVLLIVVGLWQLLRKHRTVQGVIALVVGGGALLMYLFTDTISSELAGTTPYLVTLLVMALASQRLRMPAADGKIYRRGEGQ
- a CDS encoding cytidine deaminase is translated as MTQEIDWEALTAEAVTAMRTAYAPYSGFPVGVAGLVDDGRIVSGCNVENAAYGVALCAECGMVSTLHRTGGGRLVAVACVNAEGEPLMPCGRCRQLLWEHGGADCLLQTPLGVQPMSDVLPQAFGPEDIEHVTGESATH
- a CDS encoding thymidine phosphorylase — protein: MSEAFDAVDVIRAKRDRQQLTDEQIDWVIDAYTRGVVADEQMSALAMAVLLNGMERSEIARWTAAMIASGERMDFSSLSRPTSDKHSTGGVGDKITLPLAPLVAACGVAVPQLSGRGLGHTGGTLDKLESIPGWRAALSNEEMLAQLDDVGAVICAAGDGLAPADKKLYALRDVTGTVEAIPLIASSIMSKKIAEGTGALVLDVKVGSGAFMKDAEQAGELARTMVALGTDAGVKTVALLTDMSTPLGLTAGNALEVRESVEVLEGGGPADVVELTVTLAREMLAAAGKDDIDPAEALKDGRAMDVWRRMIQAQGGDPDAELPNAKETQVIAADANGTLTRLDALQVGVAAWRLGAGRARKEDPVQAGAGVQMHAKPGDVVRKGQPLLTLHTDTPEKFARAQESLKDAWTIAESAGARTPLVIDRVD
- a CDS encoding NlpC/P60 family protein, producing MTSASANEGCYVRGQASAVAKTAIATACDEVKKGTHYTWGGGHGSKPGPTHGQNNPSGGYDDTHDFGFDCSGLMRWAYYKATGVDYGSGGTSSQPGDMLAHGFKALPNPTDRGSYQPGDVIVWSGHTAMVIGDGLMVQAQGNAYGLTVKRISSHGGTPRGVYRYGGGGHTPPPEPVPSGSRRLEIYATDVSVRKDATSRSQKMGVVQPRAAIFSCQKRGERVNARGHTNDLWSYSPELHGYVNNVFMRGESDYHLKACGGGNPAPAPHSGGRRLTIYATDVNVRADATSASARKATVQPRTASFTCQKRGERVNARGYSNDLWSFSPELGGYVNNVFMKGPSNYGLPGC